A stretch of the Streptosporangium sp. NBC_01755 genome encodes the following:
- a CDS encoding ABC1 kinase family protein produces MSDLPRRAVARSAKLAALPIGFAGRTALGLGKRIGGKSAEIVAQEIQERTAEQIFKVLGELKGGAMKLGQALSIFEAALPTEIAGPYRATLTKLQDAAPPLPSATVHKVLVEQLGDDWRENFQSFDDKPTAAASIGQVHKAVWHDGRAVAVKIQYPGAGKALLSDFTQLSRLGKLFGVLLPGLDIKAVLSELRERVVEELDYLREAEAQHAFAMEFKDDPDFLIPDVIAANEQVLVSEWVDGTPLSRIITDGTQEERDRAGLQLVRFLFSSPARVGMLHADPHPGNFRIVEDGRMCVLDFGAVSRLPDGYPPLFGKLTRIFNNGDMTTVVQGLRDEGFIRPHIEIDTEALRAFLAPYVEPTAVEEFSFSREWLQQQAATATDLRPGNVVRQLNLPASYVLIHRVHTAGIGVLCQLGATARFRQEVIRWVPGFADEGSGEPTLASA; encoded by the coding sequence GTGAGTGACCTTCCGCGTCGCGCCGTTGCGCGCTCTGCCAAGCTGGCGGCCCTTCCCATCGGGTTCGCCGGCCGTACCGCTCTCGGCCTCGGGAAACGGATCGGCGGCAAGTCCGCCGAGATCGTCGCCCAGGAAATCCAGGAACGCACCGCCGAGCAGATCTTCAAGGTTCTCGGAGAGCTCAAGGGCGGGGCGATGAAGCTCGGCCAGGCGCTGTCCATCTTCGAGGCGGCACTGCCCACCGAGATCGCCGGCCCCTACCGCGCGACCCTGACCAAACTCCAGGACGCGGCTCCGCCACTTCCCAGCGCGACAGTACACAAGGTCCTCGTCGAGCAGTTGGGCGACGACTGGAGGGAGAACTTCCAGTCATTCGACGACAAACCCACCGCGGCCGCTTCGATCGGGCAGGTGCACAAGGCGGTCTGGCACGACGGCCGGGCAGTCGCGGTCAAGATCCAGTACCCGGGAGCGGGAAAGGCCCTGCTCTCCGACTTCACCCAGCTGTCCAGGCTCGGCAAGCTCTTCGGGGTGTTGCTGCCCGGTCTCGACATCAAGGCGGTCCTGAGCGAGCTGCGCGAGCGGGTGGTCGAGGAGCTCGACTACCTTCGCGAGGCCGAGGCCCAGCACGCCTTCGCCATGGAGTTCAAGGACGACCCCGACTTCCTGATCCCGGATGTCATCGCCGCCAACGAGCAGGTGCTCGTCTCCGAATGGGTCGACGGCACCCCGCTGTCACGGATCATCACCGACGGCACCCAGGAGGAGCGCGATCGGGCAGGGCTCCAGCTCGTCCGGTTCCTGTTCTCCTCACCGGCCCGGGTGGGCATGCTCCACGCCGACCCCCATCCGGGCAACTTCCGGATCGTCGAGGACGGCCGGATGTGCGTACTCGACTTCGGCGCGGTCAGCCGGCTGCCTGACGGATACCCGCCGCTCTTCGGGAAGCTGACCCGCATCTTCAACAACGGCGACATGACGACCGTGGTGCAGGGGCTGCGCGACGAGGGGTTCATCCGCCCGCACATCGAGATCGACACCGAAGCCCTGCGGGCGTTCCTCGCCCCCTATGTCGAGCCGACCGCCGTGGAGGAGTTCTCCTTCAGCAGGGAGTGGCTCCAGCAGCAGGCCGCGACGGCCACCGACCTGCGTCCGGGCAACGTGGTGCGCCAGCTGAACCTGCCCGCGTCGTACGTCCTCATCCACCGCGTGCACACGGCGGGGATCGGCGTCCTCTGCCAGCTCGGCGCCACCGCCCGCTTCCGCCAGGAGGTCATCCGCTGGGTCCCCGGGTTCGCCGACGAGGGTTCGGGAGAGCCCACCCTCGCCAGCGCCTGA
- a CDS encoding NUDIX hydrolase → MSLRADARDVLTGWTAPTAEEEILRKEFLEHLHAHADAMWRECVPGHLTATTAVLSHDGRRVLLTLHPKAGMWLPMGGHCERGDVSLAAVAMREATEESGIPGLRLLPGPLALDRHRVWCHPPHSSHLDVEYGAVAPADVEAVISAESLDLRWFPVDEIPELSDEATRRLARRAREVLRSG, encoded by the coding sequence GTGAGCCTGCGCGCCGACGCGCGGGACGTGCTCACGGGGTGGACCGCGCCCACGGCGGAGGAGGAGATCCTCCGCAAGGAGTTCCTGGAGCACCTGCACGCCCATGCTGACGCGATGTGGCGCGAGTGCGTCCCAGGTCACCTGACGGCCACGACCGCGGTGCTCTCCCACGACGGCCGGCGGGTTCTGTTGACGCTGCACCCCAAGGCCGGGATGTGGCTGCCCATGGGCGGCCACTGCGAGCGCGGCGACGTCTCCCTCGCGGCGGTGGCGATGCGTGAGGCCACCGAGGAGTCCGGCATTCCGGGCCTGCGGCTGCTGCCCGGCCCGCTGGCACTCGACCGGCACCGGGTCTGGTGCCACCCGCCGCACAGCAGTCATCTGGACGTGGAGTACGGCGCGGTCGCCCCCGCGGACGTCGAGGCGGTGATCAGCGCCGAGTCGCTCGACCTGCGCTGGTTCCCCGTGGACGAGATCCCCGAACTCTCCGACGAGGCGACCCGTCGCCTGGCCCGCCGCGCCCGCGAGGTCCTGCGCTCCGGCTGA
- a CDS encoding WhiB family transcriptional regulator produces MGAQTVMDLIDEATIPCRTDPDLWFAESPEDVEFAKALCGGCPIRQACLARALEREEPWGVWGGELVLRGAIVPRKRPRGRPRKNPVAA; encoded by the coding sequence ATGGGGGCCCAGACGGTCATGGACCTGATCGACGAAGCCACAATCCCCTGTCGTACCGACCCCGACCTGTGGTTCGCCGAGTCTCCGGAGGACGTGGAGTTCGCCAAGGCGCTCTGCGGAGGCTGCCCGATCCGCCAGGCCTGCCTGGCCCGCGCGCTGGAGCGCGAGGAGCCGTGGGGAGTCTGGGGCGGCGAGCTCGTCCTGCGGGGGGCGATCGTCCCCCGGAAGCGTCCGCGCGGACGTCCGCGCAAGAACCCGGTCGCTGCCTGA
- a CDS encoding ThiF family adenylyltransferase: MRPRLKPALRRVARDRRTLQFGLHPRHAVVLSDLEPEVRRWVEGLDGVRDLAGVLAGATDAGLGEERGRTLLDLLISRGVVDDAGAGPGPLRALVMAERDRLQPDLDALSLSPGTIDGGLAALERRQEARVRVYGAGRVGAQVVALLAASGIGHICVVDPGTARRRDVVPGGLGWTEVGMSRQDGAVAVARRLAPGLTASTGDGAARLADGSRPPDLAVLAPVAPLDGLLVRELVEWGIPHLLTTAFEAFGSVGPLVLPGRSTCLHCLDLTRRDRDPGWPIVSARLGGFPAGEIACGTALSALVAASATGHALAWIDGREPVVTNSTMEVLPDWTWKRRSWSVHPQCRCFRNELGSLTMVASATCH; this comes from the coding sequence ATGCGACCACGTCTGAAGCCCGCGCTGCGCCGCGTCGCCCGTGACCGACGCACTCTGCAGTTCGGCCTGCATCCCCGGCACGCGGTGGTGCTGAGCGATCTCGAGCCCGAGGTTCGCCGCTGGGTGGAGGGTCTCGACGGCGTAAGAGATCTCGCGGGCGTGCTGGCCGGCGCCACCGACGCGGGTCTCGGCGAGGAGCGCGGCCGGACCCTGCTCGATCTGCTGATCAGCCGGGGTGTGGTGGACGACGCGGGGGCGGGTCCCGGCCCGCTGCGCGCGCTCGTGATGGCCGAGCGCGACCGACTCCAACCTGATCTGGACGCGCTCTCCCTCTCTCCCGGCACGATCGACGGAGGGCTGGCCGCACTGGAACGCAGGCAGGAGGCCCGGGTGCGGGTCTACGGCGCGGGCCGGGTGGGCGCGCAGGTCGTCGCCCTGCTCGCCGCCTCAGGGATCGGCCACATCTGCGTCGTCGATCCCGGTACGGCCCGGCGACGGGATGTCGTTCCCGGCGGGCTCGGCTGGACGGAGGTGGGGATGAGCAGACAGGACGGCGCGGTCGCGGTGGCCAGGAGGCTGGCGCCCGGCCTCACGGCGTCGACCGGCGACGGCGCTGCCCGGTTGGCCGACGGTTCCAGGCCGCCCGACCTGGCGGTGCTCGCTCCAGTGGCGCCTCTGGACGGCCTCCTGGTCAGGGAACTCGTCGAGTGGGGAATCCCACACCTACTGACGACCGCCTTCGAGGCCTTCGGTTCGGTCGGCCCGCTGGTGTTGCCTGGACGGAGCACGTGCCTGCACTGCCTAGATTTGACGCGACGCGATCGCGACCCCGGCTGGCCCATTGTCAGCGCGCGCCTGGGAGGCTTCCCCGCGGGAGAGATCGCGTGCGGGACGGCGCTGTCTGCGCTGGTGGCGGCATCGGCAACCGGGCATGCGCTTGCTTGGATCGACGGCCGTGAACCTGTTGTGACAAACAGCACAATGGAAGTATTGCCAGATTGGACGTGGAAAAGGCGATCCTGGAGTGTTCATCCTCAATGTCGTTGCTTCCGAAACGAGTTGGGTTCGCTAACAATGGTCGCGTCGGCTACCTGCCACTGA
- the tesB gene encoding acyl-CoA thioesterase II, with protein sequence MNGALKELLDLLDLEQIELDIFRGRSPEERIQRVFGGQVAAQALVAAGRTVPDDRNVHSLHAYFIRPGDPAIPIVYNVERVRDGRSFTTRRVVAVQHGKAIFTMSASFHVSEPGVEHQAATMPQVVGPEELPSLMDRMLQIVGEDPSMREWVSKPRPVEARYVTPLTWEAQRDPELRSSNTNVWFRYEAELPDDPLLHVVLAAYASDFTLVDTVLLAHGLAWGASNVSGASLDHAMWFHRPIRVDEWVLYAQESPWSGAARGLAKGEMFTRSGELAVSVVQEAMIRVR encoded by the coding sequence GTGAACGGGGCGTTAAAGGAGCTCTTGGACCTGCTGGACCTGGAGCAGATCGAGCTCGACATCTTCAGGGGCCGTAGTCCCGAGGAGCGTATCCAGCGGGTCTTCGGCGGTCAGGTGGCCGCCCAGGCCCTGGTCGCCGCAGGGCGGACGGTGCCCGACGACCGTAATGTCCACTCGCTGCACGCCTACTTCATCCGCCCGGGTGACCCGGCCATCCCGATCGTCTACAACGTGGAGCGGGTCCGTGACGGCCGCTCCTTCACCACCCGGCGGGTGGTGGCCGTCCAGCACGGCAAGGCGATATTCACCATGTCGGCCTCCTTCCACGTGTCGGAGCCCGGTGTCGAGCACCAGGCGGCCACGATGCCCCAGGTGGTCGGGCCGGAGGAACTACCGTCGCTCATGGACCGGATGCTCCAGATCGTGGGGGAGGATCCATCGATGCGCGAGTGGGTGTCCAAGCCCAGGCCGGTGGAGGCCCGCTATGTGACCCCTCTCACCTGGGAGGCCCAGCGCGACCCGGAGCTTCGGAGTTCGAACACCAACGTGTGGTTCCGCTACGAGGCGGAGCTGCCCGACGACCCGCTGCTGCACGTGGTGCTCGCCGCCTACGCCTCCGACTTCACCCTGGTCGACACCGTGCTGCTGGCGCACGGCCTGGCCTGGGGCGCCTCCAATGTCTCCGGTGCCTCGCTGGACCACGCGATGTGGTTTCACCGCCCCATCCGGGTGGACGAGTGGGTGCTCTATGCCCAGGAGTCGCCGTGGTCGGGGGCGGCTCGCGGGCTCGCCAAGGGCGAGATGTTCACCCGATCCGGAGAACTGGCCGTGTCGGTAGTGCAGGAGGCGATGATCCGCGTGAGATAG
- a CDS encoding M48 metallopeptidase family protein — protein sequence MPPETVEVRRSSRRRRTVSAYRDGEKTIVLLPAGLSSTDEEQWVRRMLDRLAAKEQRRRPSDDDLLDRAVELSARYLGGEAKPSSVRWVENQKHRWGSCTPDHGTIRISTRLRGMPSWVVDYVIMHELVHLLVPSHGSRFWVLVERYPKAERARGFLEGFSTAAHGSAEEC from the coding sequence GTGCCCCCCGAGACAGTCGAGGTCCGCCGAAGTTCTCGCCGCCGGCGGACGGTTTCTGCGTACCGCGACGGCGAGAAAACGATCGTGCTCCTCCCCGCCGGTCTGAGTAGCACCGACGAGGAACAGTGGGTGCGCCGTATGCTCGACCGACTCGCGGCCAAGGAGCAGCGCAGGCGTCCCTCGGACGACGATCTCCTCGATCGAGCCGTCGAGCTGTCGGCTCGCTACCTGGGCGGGGAGGCCAAGCCGTCGAGCGTGCGCTGGGTGGAGAACCAGAAGCACCGCTGGGGCTCGTGCACCCCGGATCACGGAACCATCAGGATCTCCACGCGACTTCGGGGCATGCCCTCGTGGGTGGTGGACTATGTGATCATGCACGAACTCGTTCACCTGCTGGTGCCGAGTCACGGCTCGCGCTTCTGGGTGCTCGTGGAACGATATCCCAAGGCCGAGCGGGCACGGGGCTTCCTGGAGGGATTCTCCACGGCGGCCCACGGCTCGGCGGAGGAATGTTGA
- a CDS encoding zinc-dependent metalloprotease: MTDLPGRENDPNDNPFAMFGDPEQIAAAMRQFADMLSAPPTSGPVNWDMAKNIARHAVVAEGDPSVMEGERRQVVDALNLADLWLNEATSLPSGVSNPQAWSRSEWIEKTVPVWQKLCDPIAARMVETMSGTISASGLPPEAQAMAGPLMGMMKQMGGMMVGQQIGQAIGSLALEVVGATDIGLPLSDNAALLPGGISAFSQGLETPAEEIRLYLALREAAHHRLFQHVPWLRGHLLGAVEEYARGITVDASALEEQLRGLDLNNPEQLQQALSGGNLLKPEETERQKAALSRLETMLALVEGWVGTVVDGAADGKLPSAAALAETVRRRRATGGPAEQTFATLVGLELRPRRLREAAALWQALEADRGIDGRDAVWSHPDLMPTADDLDNPEGFVRGEPELDLSSLEGTLREPPATPGEDDDKGDAGGSGA, from the coding sequence GTGACTGACTTGCCAGGTCGGGAAAACGACCCCAACGACAATCCGTTCGCCATGTTCGGCGACCCGGAGCAGATCGCAGCGGCAATGCGCCAGTTCGCCGACATGCTCTCCGCTCCGCCGACCTCAGGTCCCGTCAACTGGGACATGGCGAAGAACATCGCCCGGCACGCTGTGGTCGCCGAGGGCGATCCCAGTGTCATGGAAGGCGAGCGACGCCAGGTCGTCGACGCCCTGAACCTGGCCGACCTTTGGCTCAATGAGGCCACCTCCCTACCGAGCGGGGTGAGCAACCCTCAGGCGTGGAGCCGTTCGGAATGGATCGAGAAGACCGTCCCCGTCTGGCAGAAGCTCTGTGACCCGATCGCCGCCCGCATGGTCGAGACCATGAGCGGCACGATCAGCGCCTCAGGTCTGCCCCCGGAGGCACAGGCCATGGCCGGGCCGCTGATGGGGATGATGAAGCAGATGGGCGGCATGATGGTCGGCCAGCAGATCGGCCAGGCCATCGGCTCGCTCGCCCTGGAGGTGGTCGGCGCCACCGACATCGGCCTGCCGCTGTCGGACAACGCCGCCCTGCTGCCCGGCGGTATCTCGGCGTTCAGCCAGGGTCTGGAGACCCCCGCCGAGGAGATCCGCCTCTATCTCGCCCTGCGCGAGGCGGCCCACCACCGGCTGTTCCAGCACGTGCCGTGGTTGCGCGGGCACCTGCTCGGAGCCGTGGAGGAGTACGCCAGGGGCATCACGGTGGACGCCTCCGCGCTGGAGGAGCAGCTCCGCGGGCTCGATCTCAACAATCCCGAGCAGCTCCAGCAGGCGCTGAGCGGCGGCAACCTGCTCAAGCCCGAGGAGACCGAGCGGCAGAAGGCCGCCCTGTCCCGGCTGGAGACCATGCTCGCTCTCGTCGAGGGCTGGGTCGGCACCGTCGTGGACGGCGCCGCGGACGGCAAGCTCCCCTCGGCGGCGGCACTGGCGGAGACCGTGAGGCGCCGCAGGGCGACCGGCGGCCCTGCGGAACAGACCTTCGCCACGCTCGTCGGCCTCGAACTCCGGCCCCGCCGCCTGCGCGAGGCCGCCGCCCTGTGGCAGGCGCTGGAAGCCGACCGTGGCATCGACGGCCGCGACGCGGTCTGGAGCCACCCCGATCTCATGCCCACCGCCGATGACCTCGACAACCCCGAGGGGTTCGTACGGGGCGAGCCCGAACTCGACCTGTCATCCCTGGAGGGGACCCTGCGTGAGCCTCCCGCCACTCCTGGCGAGGACGATGACAAGGGCGATGCCGGTGGGAGCGGCGCGTGA
- a CDS encoding ATP-dependent DNA helicase UvrD2: protein MGPDNILAGLDPEQREVAEAVRGPVCVLAGAGTGKTRAITHRIAHAVHNGVVDAQSVLAVTFTTRAAGELRQRLRQLGAPGVQARTFHAAALRQLTYFWPRVIGGDPPRVIESKLPLLIDACRSLRKSQDRSELRDIASEIEWAKVTQIGPEDYAEATRKAGRTSPVPAEEVSRLYEAYETLRRDRHLVDFETILELTAAVMTEHREVAGEIRRQYRYFVVDEYQDVNPLQKLLLDTWLGGRDDLCVVGDPNQTIYSFTGATPRYLTGFSVEHPNATVIKLVRDYRSTPQVVSLANRVLDRARTPHKLALIAQRPDGPEPVFAEYDDETAEAEGVARVVRKLVGGGVPTREIAVLFRVNAQSEAYEQAFSKAGLPYVLRGADRFFERPEVRQAVVLLRGAARSAEPGDMLTSTVHHILSGIGLTPEAPGGGKAREKWESLKALADLAEDLAATGADLSVFVAELERRASEQHAPPVEGVTLASLHAAKGLEWDAVFLVGVTEGMLPIIYAETPEQIEEERRLLYVGVTRARAHLGLSWALARSPGGRRSRKPSRFLDGLTGRSTQKSSRTPAAADRRAVAAPISCRICGKTLTTAAEQKLGRCAACPADYDEALLEALKAWRTGVAKKEKLPQWAVFTDVTLQAIAERAPVSEQDLLAITGIGRVKLDRYGEAVLGLCRAAANHTEGA from the coding sequence GTGGGGCCCGACAACATTCTGGCGGGACTGGATCCCGAGCAGCGTGAGGTGGCCGAAGCCGTCCGGGGACCGGTCTGTGTTCTTGCCGGGGCGGGGACGGGCAAGACCCGGGCCATCACACACCGCATCGCGCACGCCGTCCACAACGGGGTGGTCGACGCCCAGAGTGTGCTGGCGGTGACGTTCACCACACGAGCGGCCGGTGAGCTCAGGCAGCGGCTCAGGCAACTCGGCGCGCCGGGCGTGCAGGCGCGCACCTTCCACGCCGCCGCGCTGCGCCAGCTCACCTACTTCTGGCCGCGCGTCATCGGCGGTGACCCGCCCAGGGTGATCGAGTCGAAGCTGCCGCTGCTGATCGACGCCTGCCGCTCCCTGCGTAAGAGTCAGGACCGCTCGGAGTTGCGCGACATCGCCTCCGAGATCGAGTGGGCCAAGGTCACCCAGATCGGCCCCGAAGACTACGCGGAGGCCACGAGGAAGGCCGGCCGGACCTCGCCCGTACCGGCCGAGGAGGTCTCCCGGCTCTACGAGGCGTACGAGACCCTCCGCCGCGACCGGCACCTGGTCGACTTCGAGACCATCCTGGAACTCACCGCGGCCGTGATGACCGAGCACCGCGAGGTGGCAGGCGAGATTCGCAGGCAGTACCGCTACTTCGTGGTCGACGAGTACCAGGACGTCAACCCGCTGCAGAAGCTGCTGCTCGACACCTGGCTCGGCGGACGCGACGACCTGTGCGTGGTCGGCGACCCCAACCAGACGATCTATTCCTTCACCGGAGCCACCCCCCGCTACCTGACGGGTTTCTCGGTCGAGCACCCCAACGCCACCGTGATCAAGCTGGTCCGTGACTACCGCTCCACACCCCAGGTCGTCTCCCTGGCCAACCGGGTGCTCGACAGGGCGAGGACCCCGCACAAGCTCGCCCTGATCGCCCAGCGTCCAGACGGCCCCGAGCCGGTCTTCGCCGAGTACGACGACGAGACCGCCGAGGCGGAGGGCGTGGCGCGGGTGGTGCGGAAGCTCGTCGGTGGCGGCGTGCCGACTCGCGAGATCGCCGTGCTGTTCCGGGTCAACGCCCAGTCCGAGGCGTACGAGCAGGCCTTCAGCAAGGCCGGCCTGCCGTACGTGCTGCGCGGCGCCGACCGGTTCTTCGAGCGCCCCGAGGTCCGCCAGGCGGTCGTGCTGCTGCGCGGCGCCGCGCGCTCCGCGGAACCCGGCGACATGCTCACCTCGACCGTGCACCACATCCTGTCCGGCATCGGGCTCACCCCCGAGGCGCCCGGCGGAGGCAAGGCCCGCGAGAAGTGGGAGTCGCTGAAGGCCCTGGCCGACCTCGCCGAGGACCTCGCCGCCACGGGCGCGGACCTGTCCGTCTTCGTCGCGGAGTTGGAGCGCCGGGCCAGTGAGCAGCACGCACCGCCGGTCGAGGGGGTCACCCTCGCCTCACTGCACGCGGCCAAGGGCCTGGAGTGGGATGCCGTCTTCCTCGTCGGCGTCACCGAGGGCATGCTGCCGATCATCTACGCGGAGACGCCTGAGCAGATCGAGGAGGAGCGTCGCCTCCTGTACGTCGGCGTCACCCGCGCCCGTGCCCACCTGGGGCTGTCGTGGGCGCTGGCGCGCTCGCCGGGAGGCCGGCGCTCCCGCAAACCCTCCCGCTTCCTGGACGGGCTGACCGGTCGCTCCACGCAGAAGAGCAGCCGCACACCCGCGGCGGCTGATCGCCGCGCGGTCGCCGCGCCGATCAGCTGCCGGATCTGCGGCAAGACCCTGACCACCGCCGCCGAGCAGAAGCTCGGCAGGTGTGCCGCCTGTCCGGCGGACTACGACGAGGCACTGCTCGAAGCGCTGAAGGCATGGCGTACCGGAGTCGCCAAGAAGGAGAAGCTCCCGCAGTGGGCGGTCTTCACTGACGTCACCCTCCAGGCCATCGCCGAGCGGGCGCCGGTTTCCGAACAGGACCTGTTGGCCATCACGGGAATCGGACGCGTCAAACTGGATCGTTACGGTGAAGCGGTGCTCGGACTGTGCCGTGCCGCCGCGAACCATACGGAGGGCGCGTGA
- a CDS encoding endonuclease/exonuclease/phosphatase family protein: MADRSARGAIVTPPRRWRIPKSLAWAAVTPFAAWAVARVAGLERDSLTTQLMTGTPYVAAASLVPVLLSVLTRNRAATAVALITTAALGLSVLPRAFRSGDPVTGTPLRVLTLNTLFGHAEPGAVMDLVRRLNPDVLSTQELTPGMVEKLETAGLGEIMPYRVLEPEWSAGGSGLYSRYPLTPRENLFEAIGHNMPAALMTIPGAKPVEIVDVHPFPPLGRQVYDWTAALDALPSAAPDTIRILAGDFNASLDHAAMRRFLDRGYLDAADSAGEGLTPTWPVNRRIPALITIDHVVVDRRVGVNAVSVHSVPGTDHRAVFADLRLPPL, translated from the coding sequence GTGGCTGACAGGAGCGCCAGGGGCGCGATCGTGACACCGCCGCGGCGCTGGAGGATCCCCAAGTCCCTTGCCTGGGCCGCGGTGACGCCGTTCGCCGCCTGGGCGGTGGCCCGGGTGGCCGGACTCGAACGCGACTCGCTGACCACCCAGCTCATGACCGGCACCCCGTACGTGGCGGCCGCCTCGCTCGTACCGGTGCTGCTGTCCGTGCTGACCCGCAACCGGGCTGCGACGGCCGTCGCGCTGATCACCACTGCGGCACTCGGCCTCAGCGTGCTCCCCAGGGCCTTTCGCTCCGGGGACCCCGTGACGGGAACGCCCCTGCGGGTGCTGACGCTCAACACGCTGTTCGGGCATGCCGAGCCCGGCGCCGTGATGGATCTGGTCCGGCGGCTGAACCCGGATGTGCTGAGCACTCAGGAACTGACCCCGGGAATGGTCGAGAAGCTGGAGACGGCCGGTCTTGGCGAGATCATGCCGTACCGGGTGCTGGAGCCGGAGTGGAGCGCCGGCGGCAGCGGCCTGTACTCACGGTATCCGCTGACCCCCAGGGAGAACCTGTTCGAGGCGATCGGGCACAACATGCCCGCCGCGCTGATGACCATACCCGGCGCCAAGCCCGTCGAGATCGTCGATGTGCACCCCTTCCCCCCACTGGGCAGGCAGGTGTACGACTGGACGGCGGCGCTGGACGCCCTGCCCTCCGCCGCGCCCGACACGATCCGCATCCTCGCGGGCGATTTCAACGCCAGTCTCGACCACGCGGCCATGCGCCGTTTTCTGGACCGTGGCTATCTGGACGCGGCCGACAGCGCCGGAGAGGGGCTGACTCCGACCTGGCCGGTCAACAGACGCATCCCAGCGCTGATCACGATCGACCATGTCGTGGTGGACCGGCGGGTGGGCGTGAACGCGGTCAGCGTGCACAGCGTTCCCGGCACCGACCACCGGGCCGTCTTCGCCGACCTACGCCTGCCCCCGCTCTGA
- a CDS encoding NAD-dependent epimerase/dehydratase family protein: MVPTSKRSRPPVVAVTGAASGLGRAFLAKVASSADFRRVVAIDEQRGDVPDVTWRVLDVRDPLLANRISDIDVLVHLAGDYALDADPAERRAYNLRAAQTVLTASAAARVRRVVLVTSAMVYGAVPDNPVPLPEDSEVAAEPDTGMVGDHLEIEALARRSLRSHPGLGVTVVRPAAVVGPGVDSVVTRHFEAPRLLSVKGCNPRWQFCHVDDLVSALEMAALGTVSGVVAVGGEGWLEQEQVEEISGLRRLELPAGLTFGTAQRLHRLGITPAPATDLHYVVYPWVVDCAALRKIGWKPMWTNEAAFEQLLELRGGRHAVVGRRLSGKEATLTAAGATVAVLGTAAIVRAARKKRRP, encoded by the coding sequence CTGGTGCCTACCTCGAAACGCTCCCGGCCCCCTGTCGTCGCCGTCACCGGCGCCGCCTCGGGCCTAGGCCGTGCTTTCCTCGCGAAGGTCGCCTCGTCTGCGGATTTCCGCAGGGTTGTGGCCATCGACGAGCAGCGCGGCGATGTGCCCGATGTCACATGGCGGGTGCTCGATGTTCGAGATCCGCTCTTGGCGAACCGTATATCCGATATTGACGTACTCGTGCACCTGGCAGGTGACTACGCGCTCGACGCCGACCCCGCGGAGCGACGCGCCTACAACCTGCGTGCCGCCCAGACCGTGCTCACCGCCAGTGCCGCTGCCCGGGTGCGACGGGTCGTGCTGGTCACCAGCGCCATGGTGTACGGAGCCGTACCCGACAATCCCGTCCCGCTGCCTGAGGATTCCGAGGTCGCCGCAGAGCCCGATACGGGCATGGTCGGAGATCATCTGGAGATCGAGGCGCTGGCCCGGCGCTCCCTGCGCAGCCATCCCGGTCTCGGTGTGACCGTGGTCAGGCCAGCCGCCGTGGTCGGCCCCGGTGTCGACAGCGTGGTGACCCGGCACTTCGAGGCGCCCCGGCTGCTGAGCGTCAAGGGTTGTAACCCTCGCTGGCAGTTCTGCCACGTGGACGATCTGGTCTCGGCCCTGGAGATGGCGGCGCTCGGCACGGTCTCCGGGGTGGTGGCCGTCGGCGGCGAGGGCTGGCTGGAGCAGGAGCAGGTGGAGGAGATCTCCGGACTGCGCCGGCTGGAACTGCCCGCCGGGCTGACCTTCGGAACCGCCCAGCGCCTGCATCGCCTCGGCATCACTCCGGCCCCGGCCACCGACCTGCACTACGTCGTCTACCCCTGGGTGGTCGACTGCGCGGCGCTGCGCAAGATCGGCTGGAAGCCGATGTGGACCAACGAGGCCGCGTTCGAGCAGCTTCTGGAGCTGCGTGGCGGCAGGCACGCCGTCGTGGGCCGCCGCCTGTCCGGCAAGGAGGCCACGCTCACCGCGGCCGGCGCCACCGTCGCCGTCCTCGGCACCGCGGCGATCGTCCGCGCCGCCCGCAAGAAGCGCCGTCCCTGA